AACCTTACCGAGCCTGTGTATGGCACCTGGGAGCGTCCTTCGATGGTAGCACTTGCACCGATAGCATCCCTGTAGATATCAGTAATGAATACATCCTCTTCTGCCGTAAATCCCTGCATGAGCGTAATGGTCTCGGAGGGTGCGTACATGTTAATCCTTACCCTTGCCTGGTAATCCTTCCCGCTTTCAAGCAGGGTGCTCCACTGGTGACTGATGACCCCCGGCTGGGTGTGCAGGGATACTTTCTGCTCCCTGGCAGAGTATACAACATCCGACCCGTTCACGAGCATGAACTCAAGGTCCATTATAACGGGCTGCACCGGCATGAGCATGAGACTCGCTCCTTCCGAATTTGCCACAAGGTTATTTACATTGATACGGGGAATGACCTGTCTCCCGTGGACAAATGAATGGTTCCCGGAGTAAAGCAGGCAGTCTTTCTGCATTATCCTGCTCCTTACAGTGTACCTGCCGTCGGATCTTGTATCAGTCTCCCATTCAAAGACCTTAAGCACATTTGAACCGGCTGGTATACTGTCTATCCCGATGGTGGTCGTATCAAGCACTTCGCCCTCATGCTCAAGCATCATTTCAAGTTCCAGTCCCTGAAGACCTGAAGATGAATATATTGTCACATCCCCGCTGTCGATATCTGAGTACATGTCGGTTATTCGAACATCATACTGTCCCTCCGGACAATCGGCTGCTAAAGAACTGCCGGAAAAAACAAGCATAAGCAAAATACTGGTCCATAGAACAAAGACGGGTCTCATACAAAGGCTCCGGGTTTTTAAATCAAATTTATCAGGTGATAGTATTTATATCAATCCATGCAGGTCCGTCTGACCGGAAAACCGCTGCTGCTGGAAAGATCTGCCTTATCCACGGCTGCTGAGCTGGTAAAATAATTACGGAAAGGGATTGTAAGGAGATAAATTGTAAGTATGCCGGAAAGGAGACCCTTCCCCGAGGCTGCAGGAAATCAGGCTCAGGGATTTATTTGTCCTTTCGGGTCTGTTCTTATTCGTATCTGAGCGCATCGAGCGGCTTCATCATCGAGGCTTTCCATGCCGGATACATGCCCCCAAGAAGGCTTGTGGCTATCCCGAAAAGGAAGCCTTCCAGCACGTAGAACATGCTTGAGAATGTGAGCAGGTAAGATGTGTTCTTGACAAGCAGCGCCATTATGAGATAACTGCCCCCGAGGGTCAGTATTGCCCCTGCTGTGCTGGCTATCAGCCCCAGGAACAAAGCCTCAAGCAGGAACATCTTCAGTATGTCTCTTCTTGAAGCTCCCACGGCTTTCATTATGCCTATCTCTTTTGTCCTTTCCATGGTTGACATGAGCATTACGTTAAGTATGCTCACGCCTGCAACAAGCAGTGATATCGAACCTATGCCCATCAGGAAGAGGGAAACTGACCTGAACACACTGTCAAGGCTCTCGGTTATTGAGTTCGTGGCAAAGACCGTGACGGTGTCTTCCTTTTTGTTGAGACGCTCCTCAATGCCCTCCATAACGGGATCTATTTTATTGATATCCTTCACTACAACTATGGCCGTGCCGTAACCGTCATCAGCATCAGGATACAGCTTCTCATACATTTCCGAGGATGTGAATACTCCGCTGTCGGTGCTGATGTCAAATCCCAGGCCCCTTTCCCTGAGTATGCCGACCACTCGTAAATTCGTGTCGTCTATCTCTATCTTCTGCCCGAGACTCAGATCCAGGTTCTTGGCAATGCCGGAACCTACAACGCACTCAGTTGACCCGGGTTTGAAATAGCGCCCCTGCTCAAGGTCTGCAAGCTTGTCAAGATCCTCCTTTTTCAGGTCATAGACCGAAACGTAGTACTGGAAAGTGGTCCCGCCTTTTTTATACTCGACAACATCTCCGCCGGATCTAACAGGTATCACGCTTTCTATGTTGCTGACCT
This DNA window, taken from Methanolobus chelungpuianus, encodes the following:
- a CDS encoding ABC transporter permease, whose product is MKIPDPLKNNMYAELARRNLKRQAVRTILAAIGIIIGVIAISSMGILGNSLKLSVTDSFSDIGDKIIVYPAPGEDYITDKQVAQIKKVSNIESVIPVRSGGDVVEYKKGGTTFQYYVSVYDLKKEDLDKLADLEQGRYFKPGSTECVVGSGIAKNLDLSLGQKIEIDDTNLRVVGILRERGLGFDISTDSGVFTSSEMYEKLYPDADDGYGTAIVVVKDINKIDPVMEGIEERLNKKEDTVTVFATNSITESLDSVFRSVSLFLMGIGSISLLVAGVSILNVMLMSTMERTKEIGIMKAVGASRRDILKMFLLEALFLGLIASTAGAILTLGGSYLIMALLVKNTSYLLTFSSMFYVLEGFLFGIATSLLGGMYPAWKASMMKPLDALRYE